The Gordonia mangrovi genome includes the window CGGGGGCGTCTACGCGATCGAACAGGGCACCGACGCCGACGACGAACTCAACCTGCTGCGGGCGGGTGCCAACTACGGATACAAGCCGGACCGCACGCCGTTCATCTACGACGAGTCGGTGCCGATGACGGATCCGGTCAGGGTTCCCGGCGCGGTCGGCCCGGTATGGAGCTCCGGCTACCCGACGATAGCCACGCCGGCGCTCGCGTTCCTGCCCGCCAACGGGTGGGGGACACTCGATGGTGCTGTCGTCATCTCCGCGCAGAAGGGCAAGCACCTCCTGTTCGTCACTCTCGACGAGGCCGGAAACGAGGTGGTCCGCACCAGCAAGGCACTACAGGACACCTACGGGCGGCTTCGTGGGCTGGCGGTCGATGGTGACGGATCGTTGTTGGTGAGTACCGACAACGGGGACGACGATCGCATCCTTCGGGTGCGGGTCGCGGACTGAACGAGGAGATGCGATGTGTGACGACGAAGTGGTTCGGTACGCACACGACGAGGCGCGGCGCTTCTCTCGTCGGGCGGCACTGCGCATGACAGCGGGTGCCGTAGCCGGATCGGCGGGCGTTGCTGCCGTCGGAGCGTCGGCGGGGCAGGCCGCGGCGGCGCCGACCACCGGCAGGCGGGTCATCGATCTCACGCACGTGTTGTCGGCCGACTTCCCGCTGTGGCCGGGAAGCGCGCCGGTGATATCGCTTCCGACATCCCATGTGGGACCGGGCAACAGAGGCTATGCGACGAGATGGATGTCGTTTTCCGAGCATTCGGGAACCCACGTCGATGCACCGGCGCACAAGATCGGCGGCGGAATCGGTGTGGATGGGATCGCGCCTCAGGATCTGGTGGCACCGCTTGCCGTGATCGACATTTCCACCCGGGCGCGGACCGATCGGCGGACCACACTGACGGAGAAGGACATCGAGTCCTATGAGTCGAAGCATGGTCGCCTTCCCCGACGTTCCCTCGTTGCGTTGTACAGCGGCTGGCAGCCGCGTACCGGTGGGGTGGACGCGCCGGGATTCGCCGCTGACGCGGTGTCGATGCTTGTCGAGGAGCGAGGCGTGGTCGCGATCGGTACCGACACGCTGAGCATCGATGTGATCGACGCCGTCGGGGCTCACACCGCGATCCTGGGCGCCGGGCGCTACGCAGTGGAGGCGATGGCCAACCTGTCGTCGGTGCCTGCCGCGGGCGCGACCGTCGTGGTGGGAGCGCCACGATTCGCCGGTGGCACCGGTGGCCCGGCCCGGGTGCTCGCGATGCGCTGATGACGCACGGCGCGCCGCCTGCGCTCCTCCCCCCCGCTTTCGCTTCTTCCCCCAGTTGCTCGC containing:
- a CDS encoding cyclase family protein, whose product is MCDDEVVRYAHDEARRFSRRAALRMTAGAVAGSAGVAAVGASAGQAAAAPTTGRRVIDLTHVLSADFPLWPGSAPVISLPTSHVGPGNRGYATRWMSFSEHSGTHVDAPAHKIGGGIGVDGIAPQDLVAPLAVIDISTRARTDRRTTLTEKDIESYESKHGRLPRRSLVALYSGWQPRTGGVDAPGFAADAVSMLVEERGVVAIGTDTLSIDVIDAVGAHTAILGAGRYAVEAMANLSSVPAAGATVVVGAPRFAGGTGGPARVLAMR